The region ACAAATCACAGGTCGAACGTTGCACATCCTAACAGAGAATAGACGATTAAAATATATCTTAGAGCATACAGGTGCAAGTGTCAGTTACTATGAAGAACCCAAAGAACACCTCTGGGATTTCTGGCGTGAGGACTTACACCGAGCGCTCACATACTTTACTCGGTAAGGTGTCAACTGAGTTGATGTTTGTTAATAAAAGGGGGAATGATGAAATGAAAAGAAAAGGATGGATTTTTGCTCTTATTTTGCTCGTATCTATTGGTATGGTGACAGCCTGCTCTGAATCTACAGAGGGAGACCCCGATAGCCAAACGGAGGGCGGTGACAGAACGGAAATAGAGTTCTGGACGATGCAGTTATCGCCAGATTTCGATGATTATATGAACGGGGTGATTGAAGACTTTGAGGCGCAACATGAGGACATTAACATCAAGTGGGTCGACGTCCCATGGGGAGATATGGAGCAGAAAATCTTAACTGCCGTCGCTTCAGATTCAGCACCTGATTTAGCTAATCTTAACCCTCAATTCGCATCGAAATTAGCAGAGCTCGACGCGCTTGTTAATATGGATGAAGCTGTAGACCCGGCCATTCGAGATTTGTACTTTGAGGGTGTTTGGAAATCGAACACGTTTGATGGTGAGACGTTCGGTATTCCTTGGTATTTATCTTCACAAGTGACGATGTATAATACAGCGATCTTTGAGGAAGCAGGCTTGGACCCTGAGGCCCCCCCAACCACGTTTGAGGAGTTAAAAGAAGTGTCACGCATCGTGAAAGAAAATACGGGCAAATACGCATATTTCCCACCATTAGATGCGAGTCATCTTTTAGAAGCGCTCGTGATGAAGGGCGTTGAACTGACCAATGAGGAAGGTACGGAAGCTGCCTTCAACACCCCTGAAGGTGTAGAAGCGTTCCGCTTTTTCGTTGATCTGTATGAGAATGACTACATTCCTCGTGAAGTGTTAACCGAATCACACGGTAAAGCCATTGATTTGTATCAAGCAGGCCAGCTAGCTATTCTAGCGACAGGTCCACAATTCCTAAACACGGTTCAGGAGAATGCACCGGATATTTATGAGGTAACAGAGTCTTCTGTTCAAATTACGGGGCCTACCAATAAGAAGAATATTTCAGCTATGAATCTGGTTGTACCTAAACAAAGTGAGCATCAAGAGGAAGCCGTCAAATTCGCTTTATTTATCACCAACGCT is a window of Caldalkalibacillus salinus DNA encoding:
- a CDS encoding ABC transporter substrate-binding protein, with amino-acid sequence MKRKGWIFALILLVSIGMVTACSESTEGDPDSQTEGGDRTEIEFWTMQLSPDFDDYMNGVIEDFEAQHEDINIKWVDVPWGDMEQKILTAVASDSAPDLANLNPQFASKLAELDALVNMDEAVDPAIRDLYFEGVWKSNTFDGETFGIPWYLSSQVTMYNTAIFEEAGLDPEAPPTTFEELKEVSRIVKENTGKYAYFPPLDASHLLEALVMKGVELTNEEGTEAAFNTPEGVEAFRFFVDLYENDYIPREVLTESHGKAIDLYQAGQLAILATGPQFLNTVQENAPDIYEVTESSVQITGPTNKKNISAMNLVVPKQSEHQEEAVKFALFITNAENQVAFDKIVPILPSIETALDDPFFNELPEDPTPTDRARLISASQLRDSEVLIPPMRNYEDLRTAMNEALQAAMLGEMTVEEAVESAEQEWNAILGQQ